The Hyalangium gracile genome contains a region encoding:
- a CDS encoding UPF0489 family protein — MEQEAPLHLRLAGVIRLSLAGGRGPKDAYVFDPHRLALPSWACALGEGSPPALLVSLDRHLDVVPPRQPEAVPDRSAGLRALDEHARWALDVRNYDHILAAMEAGLVGDALLIARARPRGSFERDVYKDTRGREHRLVSVPTVDRAAEAFRSPAPGDAVREVLERAERVLLDVDLDCFTTPSDADPTTVLPWPRSIIREFLLPEDSGPFWDAVLGKAVALTLAREPHHCGGLLASGELFREVAEVLFRELLHAEPP, encoded by the coding sequence ATGGAGCAGGAAGCGCCACTCCACCTGCGGCTGGCGGGTGTCATCCGCCTGTCATTGGCGGGAGGCCGGGGGCCAAAGGACGCCTATGTCTTCGATCCGCACCGGCTCGCGCTGCCGTCCTGGGCGTGCGCGCTCGGAGAGGGTAGTCCTCCCGCACTGCTGGTGAGCCTGGACCGGCACCTGGACGTGGTGCCTCCGCGACAGCCGGAGGCCGTGCCGGACCGGAGCGCGGGGCTGAGGGCGCTGGACGAGCACGCGCGGTGGGCGCTGGACGTGCGCAACTACGATCACATCCTGGCCGCCATGGAGGCCGGGCTGGTGGGAGACGCGCTCCTCATCGCGCGGGCGCGGCCTCGGGGCTCGTTCGAGCGGGACGTATATAAGGATACGCGCGGCCGGGAGCACCGCCTGGTGTCGGTGCCCACGGTGGACCGGGCGGCGGAGGCGTTCCGGAGTCCCGCGCCGGGGGATGCGGTGCGCGAGGTGCTGGAGCGGGCGGAGCGGGTGCTGCTGGACGTGGACCTGGACTGCTTCACGACGCCGAGCGACGCGGATCCGACGACGGTGCTGCCGTGGCCGCGGAGCATCATCCGCGAGTTCCTGCTGCCGGAGGACTCTGGCCCCTTCTGGGACGCGGTGCTGGGAAAGGCCGTCGCGCTCACGCTGGCCCGGGAGCCTCACCACTGTGGTGGGCTGCTGGCGTCCGGAGAGCTGTTCCGCGAGGTTGCCGAGGTGCTGTTCCGCGAGCTGCTCCACGCCGAGCCCCCGTGA
- a CDS encoding alpha/beta fold hydrolase, with product MRNLAAAVLLLSSLSAFAQTAPAKPMSERKPDTFLRQYSETRRFMSGRPVKPRFTPDEKTLFFLRAQPTSASQTLFAFDVATGATKELLTPESILKGAEETLSVEEKARRERMRVSTRGFTTYDLSEDGERILVSLSGKLYLVERSSGKSTELKTGPGVIDPRFSPDGKQIAYVRDNDVFRIDLATNKEQRVTQGGSEAKTHGLAEFVAQEEMGRFSGYWWSQDSKFIAYTESDTTAVEKLTIVDVMHPEKGGNDFPYPRPGKPNAVVRLGVIPVTGGKTVWVDWDAKAYPYLATVAWQKGGPLTVLVQNRTQTEEQLLAVEPRTGKTRVLLTEKDAAWINLDQDFPRWLEDGSGFLWYTERNGGPEVEQRNADGSLARSWVKPGAGFRGMSRFVDATRTLYFFGDPNPTESYLWRVKDGGAPEKIATGTPAPAFETPVTISKEGGLLVAISQTDTTMPRYSVLRADGTRVGDLPSIAAEPPFTPNTQYYVVGKEGFHASVTRPRSMKPGVKLPVIVYVYGGPTATVVRRGMAENLLNQWLADQGFLIVKFDGRGTPLRSASWERAVKYDFATITLDDQIAALKALAEKVPELDPSRVGIYGWSFGGYMAALAALKRPDVFKAAVAGAPVVDWLDYDTHYTERYLGLPQEHPEAYEKSSLLTYANDASKPIASLLLIHGTADDNVYFFHTLKLSHALFLAGKPHELLPLSGLTHMVPDPLVTQRQYERVLNYFHKHL from the coding sequence ATGCGCAACCTCGCCGCAGCCGTGCTCCTCCTCTCGAGCCTCTCGGCCTTCGCCCAGACAGCTCCCGCCAAGCCCATGTCCGAACGAAAGCCCGACACCTTCCTCCGCCAGTACTCCGAGACCCGCCGCTTCATGAGCGGCCGTCCCGTGAAGCCGCGCTTCACTCCGGATGAGAAGACCCTCTTCTTCCTGCGCGCCCAGCCCACGTCCGCCTCGCAGACGCTCTTCGCCTTCGACGTGGCCACCGGCGCGACGAAGGAGCTGCTGACTCCCGAGTCCATCCTCAAGGGCGCCGAGGAGACGCTCTCCGTGGAGGAGAAGGCCCGCCGCGAGCGCATGCGCGTGAGCACCCGGGGCTTCACCACCTACGACTTGTCCGAGGACGGCGAGCGCATCCTCGTCAGCCTCTCCGGCAAGCTCTACCTCGTCGAGCGCTCCTCCGGAAAGTCGACCGAGCTGAAGACGGGCCCGGGCGTCATCGACCCGCGCTTCTCCCCGGACGGCAAGCAGATCGCCTACGTGCGTGACAACGACGTGTTCCGCATCGACCTGGCCACCAACAAGGAGCAGCGCGTCACCCAGGGCGGCTCGGAGGCGAAGACCCACGGCCTGGCCGAGTTCGTCGCCCAGGAGGAGATGGGCCGCTTCTCCGGCTACTGGTGGAGCCAGGACTCGAAGTTCATCGCCTACACCGAGTCCGACACCACCGCCGTGGAGAAGCTCACCATCGTCGACGTGATGCACCCCGAGAAGGGCGGCAACGACTTCCCCTACCCGCGTCCGGGCAAGCCCAACGCGGTGGTGCGCCTGGGCGTCATCCCCGTCACCGGAGGCAAGACGGTGTGGGTGGACTGGGATGCGAAGGCCTACCCGTACCTGGCCACCGTGGCCTGGCAGAAGGGCGGGCCGCTCACGGTGCTCGTGCAGAACCGCACCCAGACGGAGGAACAGCTCCTCGCGGTGGAGCCGCGCACCGGCAAGACGCGCGTGCTGCTCACGGAGAAGGATGCGGCCTGGATCAACCTGGACCAGGACTTCCCCCGCTGGCTCGAGGATGGCAGCGGCTTCCTCTGGTACACCGAGCGCAATGGCGGCCCCGAGGTGGAGCAGCGCAACGCGGACGGCAGCCTCGCGCGCTCCTGGGTGAAGCCGGGCGCCGGCTTCCGGGGCATGTCGCGCTTCGTGGACGCCACTCGCACGCTCTACTTCTTCGGCGATCCCAACCCCACCGAGAGCTACCTCTGGCGGGTGAAGGATGGCGGCGCCCCCGAGAAGATCGCCACCGGCACTCCCGCTCCCGCCTTCGAGACGCCCGTCACCATCTCCAAGGAGGGCGGGCTGCTCGTCGCCATCTCCCAGACGGACACCACCATGCCGCGCTACTCGGTGCTGCGGGCGGATGGCACCCGCGTGGGGGATCTGCCCTCCATCGCCGCCGAGCCTCCCTTCACCCCCAACACGCAGTACTACGTGGTGGGCAAGGAGGGCTTCCATGCCTCCGTCACCCGGCCCAGGAGCATGAAGCCCGGCGTGAAGCTGCCCGTCATCGTCTATGTCTACGGCGGGCCCACCGCCACCGTGGTGCGCCGTGGCATGGCGGAGAACCTGCTCAACCAGTGGCTGGCTGACCAGGGCTTCCTCATCGTCAAGTTCGACGGGCGCGGCACTCCGCTGCGCAGCGCCTCCTGGGAGCGCGCGGTGAAGTACGACTTCGCCACCATCACCCTGGACGATCAGATCGCCGCCCTCAAGGCCCTGGCGGAGAAGGTCCCCGAGCTGGATCCGTCCCGCGTGGGCATCTACGGCTGGAGCTTCGGCGGCTACATGGCCGCGCTCGCCGCCCTCAAGCGCCCGGACGTCTTCAAGGCCGCGGTGGCCGGCGCTCCCGTGGTGGACTGGCTCGACTACGACACCCACTACACCGAGCGCTACCTGGGGCTCCCCCAGGAGCACCCCGAGGCCTACGAGAAGAGCTCGCTGCTCACCTACGCCAACGACGCCAGCAAGCCCATCGCCTCACTGCTGCTCATCCACGGCACCGCGGATGACAACGTCTACTTCTTCCACACCCTCAAGCTCTCCCACGCGCTCTTCCTGGCCGGCAAGCCGCACGAGCTGCTGCCGCTCAGCGGGCTGACGCACATGGTGCCGGATCCGCTCGTCACCCAGCGCCAGTACGAGCGGGTGCTGAACTACTTCCACAAGCACCTGTAG
- a CDS encoding cold-shock protein gives MATGTVKWFNDAKGFGFITQDGGGEDVFCHHTAINMDGFRTLQEGQKVQFEVTRGPKGLQAQNVRAV, from the coding sequence ATGGCAACTGGTACCGTGAAGTGGTTCAACGATGCGAAGGGCTTCGGCTTCATCACGCAGGACGGAGGTGGCGAGGACGTGTTCTGCCACCACACCGCCATCAACATGGATGGCTTCCGCACCCTGCAGGAGGGCCAGAAGGTGCAGTTCGAAGTGACCCGTGGCCCCAAGGGTCTGCAGGCTCAGAACGTGCGCGCCGTCTAA